GGACCACTCTGACCTCTGGTGGCGCAACATGCTCGAGAACCCCAGCACCGTCCAGATGAACCACCGCATCCTCGCCGTGTCCACCTTCTGCTCCATCGTCAGCCTGTTCATCTTTGCGCGCACGAGGCGCATAAAACCCATACTTCCGCGGAACTGCAAGCGTGGTTCCACCGGCCTGCTCCACATCGTCTCGTTCCAGGTCGCTCTCGGCATCAGCACACTCATCTACATGGTCCCCATCTCCCTGGCCGCCGCTCACCAGGCCGGCAGCTTGGGTGTCCTGACCGTTGCCCTCATGTTGGCGTACAGGCTGCACGTCCCCAAGCCCACCCTCCGTCTGCTCGAGCAGCGGCTGAAGCAGATGCAGCTGCGCAAGTAAACGAGATGGCATGATGGTGGTGTGATTGCACCAGAGGACGTGCTTTCACCTGTAGAATCAGAAATCGAATGTATATTATTATGGAACCAACCAACAGCACAAATGGGAACGGGAAAGAAAGGGAGGGGTGCGTAGATGTGTGGTCTGAGTTGATCAGCCGACTTAGATCATTAGAAGCATTGTAGAAAAACTCGACTCTAGGAAGCATCTTGTTAACAAGCCCTCTAAGGCGGGAAacatttctttttttatttctatctcATATGAGACTGCATCTACCATCCAGATCTGATTTGGAGTCCCAGTGTAACATAACTTCCGTGCTCATGACATATTCTCTCATGACATGATGCCTCGCTTCGATTTCCATTTTACTTGTGACCTACCCATGACATGTTAGCGACTGCATTTGCAACTAGGCCATACAGGGGTATATCTTACCAATGCCCTCCTCGGGGATAGGCTCAATGCCGACCACCTCAGCAGCCAGCTTCTTCGCATCCGCCTTGTCGTCCTTCATGAAGGGGAACGCAAGGACCTCGCGGATGGTGTAGTTGTCGGTCAGGAACATGACCATTCGGTCGATGCCCATGCCCCAGCCACCAGTAGGAGGCAGACCGTACTCGAGAGAGGTACAGAAGTTCTCATCGATGAGCTGGGCCTCGTCATCACCCTGATCCTTCTGGCGGGCCTGCTCCTCGAAGCGCAGGCGCTGGTCGAAGGGGTCGTTCAACTCGGTGTAGGCGTTGGCAATCTCCTTCTTGCACACAAAGGCCTCGAATCGCTCGCAGAGACCGGGGATCTCGCGGTGGTACTTGGCCAGAGGGCTCATGACCTGAGGGTGGCCGGTGATGAAGGATGGGTTGACGCACTTCTCCTCAATGTACTCGCCGACCAGCTTGTCGATCATGCGGGCGTTGGTCAGAGGAGGTGTGCAGTcgagcttcatcttcttgagaATGCCCCTGAGGAAGTCGTTGGTCTCCTGAGTGTGGAGCTGATCACCGGGAGGGAACTTCTCGCCAGTCgccttctcgagctcggGAATCATCTCATAACGGGGCCAGGGCTTCTCCCAGTTGACCTCGTACTTCTCGCCAGACTGGGTGTGGAAGGTGGTCACGTAGCCACCGGTCAGGTACTTGACCAGGCCCGAGACCATGTCCTCGGTGATGTCCATCAGGTCGTTGACATCGGCATAGGCCTGATAGAACTCAATGGTGGTGAATTCGGGGTTGTGGGTGAGATCGGCACCCTCATTGCGGAACTGACGTCCAATCTCGTACACTCGGTTCAGGCCACCGACGACAAGCATCTTGAGGTACAGCTCAGGGGCGACACGCATATACATCTGCATGTCGTACTCGTTGTGGTGAGTGGTAAAGGGCTTGGCGGTGGCACCGCCAGCAATCTGGTTCATCATGGGagtctcaacctcgacaaaGTCACGCTCGTCAAAGTAGCGGCGGATCCAGGTGATCATCTTGGATCGAGTGACGAAAACATTGCGCGACTTCTCGTTACAGATGAGATCGAGGTATCGCTTACGGAATCGCTGCTCGAGATCCTTGAAGCCATAGTGGTCATCAGGGAGGGCGTGGAGACAAGGAGTCAGGAGAACGACCTCAGTCGCAAAGATAGACAGCTCGCCCTCCTCACCCTTCtcgatcttgttcttgggggCAGTTCTAACCCGCATGTCAGTTTCATCTCTTATCAGTTCTCTACCGGTCTACCAACCTGCCGGGGTATCCAATAATGCCGATGATATCACCTCGGCGAAGGTGCTCGTGCTGGTCCTCAAAAGCAGGGGCGCCCTCTCGCACCTCCTGAGCCTGGCACAAAATCTGAACCTTGACGCCCTCTGACCGGACATCGTAGAAGAGGAGCTTGGAGCCCGATGCTCGCTTGCCGTGAACTCGGGCACCGATCTGGATGATCTTGTCCTGGACGCTCTCGCCAGACTTGAGGTGGCCGTAGTCCTGGACAAAGTTTCGCAGATCGTAGGTGACGTGGAACTTGTGGGGGTAGGGGTTGGGGCTCTTGGTCTCGcggagcttgttgatgttCCTCGATCGGATCTCGAAGTACTGGTTGGGGGTGAGATCCTTCTCAGCGGCCTCAGCACTTCCGGCCTTCTTGGGAGCGGCCGCGGCGGCAGGACGAgcggcagccttcttcttcttctcctcctccttctggcGGGCCTTCTGgcgcttcttcagctcggTCTTGGAGACTCGCTCGCCAGTGACCTCGTCGAGGTGCAGGTTGGCGACCTGCTCGGTCGGGGGGGCAGCCTCGTCAGCCATGATTGCGTCTGGTGTCGGTCGGTAAAGATTGAATGGCAGGAAATTCAGATCAGACGTCGAAATCTCTGCTGCCGACAAAATGAGTCAAGGTCTGCTGTTGTGACTCAGTGGAACAGAGTCAGGGCATGGGTTGGAGGGGCAGGTGAAGGAAAGAAAGTGGTTGTGCGCGCCACAGTCGCGGGGTAAATTTTCAGCAGGTCATGGACCAACCAAGTGGCTCAGCCACTCACTCGATAAGAATGAAGGGAAGCGTTGGAGTATGTATCTAATTGTTAGAGACGACCACCTGCAACAGACAATTGTCAACCATGGGTGATAGCAACAGTCTTGAATATTGGTCGTATTAACACATCATGAGCAAGATATTACTACGCTCAGAGATCTTTCATCATTACGTTTATGTCACCCAAAACCCGCCCATGCCGGGCATTACGCCGTATCCTCAACTATCGGGATAACGGTCCTCCTATTCCAGGTACATGGGATCTCCGCGGACCCCTTGCATGGCCATTGTAATGTCTGCCCCATGCATGGCTCCGTTCTGCATGGCCATATTCATGTTGGGCATGGAACGGCTCATGTTAATCGCCGTCCGCCCTACGGGGCTTCCGGTCCCGTTGGGCATCATGAACCGGGGATCCTGCGCGCCTCGCTGTTGAACGGGCCCTCTCGTCCGCGGCACCTCAAGGGTCGCTTGCTGTTGAATTGGTGGTTGGGGTTTGACAGGAGAGGTGTTCATGATGGCGAAgctgtcatcatcctccatctcggcgtCAGCGTCCTGGTCGCTGGTCTCCTCGATGGATGGCGGGCCGGTTGTAGAAGTTGTGCGAGAAGCTTGTTCGCTAGGCGCACCGTTGATGCTCGCGTTGATGCTCGTCGTCGACAAGCGCTTGGCGAGCTGTGGTCGTTGTTGTTGCGGTTGTTGagtttgctgttgttgtgATGGCTGTTGTGGTTGCTGCGGTTGCATCTGCTGTGGTGTTTGGATCTGGGGCGGCGCTGGCGTCTGGGCTTGAGGTGTCGGGTGTTGAGTGCCATTGACGGTAGGAGGTGCAGGAGTTGGGGTGGCCTGGTCCAAAGATCGTTGGGCTCCCATTCCGGTAGAACTGGCTCTGGACGAAGCGATGACGCTCTTCCATCGCTCGATGGAGCGTGAGACTACTGAGCTAAGATCAACCTGGCTGTCCTCCATTGCAAAGCCGAGCGCCTTTCCGCCACTGACTGCCTGTTCATAAGCAGCGGCAATCAACTCTCGCTCTAGGGGAACAGTAACTGGAGTCGCAAGCTTGAACTCTCTGGGTTGTTGTAGCTTGTTGAGCTGCTCAATTTGGGATTTGAGGTTGGCATTCTCTTGCTTGAGTCTGTGGTGTtgctccttcatcttctcggcctccttaTGCTTCCTGCCCACACCGCGGGCTAATTCTAGTACCCAGAGCTCTTGTTGCCGTTGGACTGGCAATGACTCCCAGACTGTGTATGCTGACTGCAGGTGTTCGTCAACCTgcgcctcgagctgctcggcAGTCTTTTCCGCTTTTCGGACCGCCTCGCGAACGTCTCGGAAGTTGCCTGCGGATGGAGGGTACGTAAACTCTTCCATAACAGCAGTGGTGGAAGAGGTACATGTAACCTTCCAGGCTCGGAATTCTTCCCTGAAAAAGGCCTGGAGCGCGTCGAACTCGCGCTGGCCGGGAGATTGGACGGACCATGATGTCGATGTGGGATGCTGAGTGGACGAGAAGAGGGTCGGGGGCGGCTGCAGGCATTGGAGGGTAAGGGCAGGGAAGTCGAGGGAGAGGGGGTCGAAGTCGAACGGCATCGAGTTGTTGTCGAGCTGCACCCTGCCGTCAAGTTAGCTTTGGTCTGGCAAACAGCGCGCGCCACCGAAGCACGGGAGAGATTGATTTGACGTACTTGGCCGCCCTCCAAGAGCTGAGGAGCTCCCGCAGTGCGAGCTCCGCAGCCCGTGCCGTGTCCATGGCATCCGACAGCTTCTGTTTGACGTCGAATTGGGCCTTTTGAATGGCCTGCTTGCTCACGGTGCGCTGCATGCCGGGCCGCTTCATGGGCTCGGGTGTGGCGTCGCCCTCCCAGCTGCCTCTCTTGGGGATATCGTTCATGACTCCCGTCGCTTCCCAGGTTGGCTGGAAGGGGCCTGAATATTTCATGGTCGTATCAACTACGAGCTGGTTCTCCTTGGCAATTGCGGGCGATCGGAACCCGTCGTTTTCGGGGATGGGCGTGTCCTTCTTGACAGCTCCCTTGGGGGTTCCCACGGGAGTCGAGGCATCCCGCCTCCCGCCCAGCGAACCTCGCGGCTGTCGTCTCGTGATACCGCCGCGCAGCTTCCTGATAGCGTCGACATCGTGGATGCCATCTGGGGGCTTCgggttcttctccttgatgtaCAGATCGAGATGGCGGCCgagcgaggacgaggtgAAGGCTTGACCGCAATAGGGGCAGTTCTTGTCTTTAGGGGCGCCAACTTTTGGGGTGCTCGAGTCGGTGGTCTGGGGCGTGGAATCGGGCATGGTGGACAAGCTTCAGGGATGAGACGAGAAAGGAGAGAGGATGGATAAAATGAGAGAGCGAGAGAAAAATGTCACAAAAAACGAGCGTGGGAAATGGAGGCCTCGATACTACAAGAGAGTAAATAGCGACTGCGGCTCCAGTTGGGGAGCTGTACAGGCGTGAATCATAAGGAGCGAGCGAAAAAAGGTCGATCGAATAGAAGCAACGAGCGTGTTGGGGTCGAGACCTCCAAAAGGGGATGGGGGGTTAATGGACGGGGGAAGAGGCACGAGACGAGCCGAGCTTTAAAGTCGTGGTTAGAACATaagacgaggagaaggagggataaaagaaaagagagagactCGAagagagagcgagagagagagagagatacGAGAGAGGGACTAAAGGGGAAGCCTGTTCTGGTATCGCTGggtttaattatt
The window above is part of the Fusarium falciforme chromosome 3, complete sequence genome. Proteins encoded here:
- a CDS encoding Lysine--tRNA ligase, translating into MADEAAPPTEQVANLHLDEVTGERVSKTELKKRQKARQKEEEKKKKAAARPAAAAAPKKAGSAEAAEKDLTPNQYFEIRSRNINKLRETKSPNPYPHKFHVTYDLRNFVQDYGHLKSGESVQDKIIQIGARVHGKRASGSKLLFYDVRSEGVKVQILCQAQEVREGAPAFEDQHEHLRRGDIIGIIGYPGRTAPKNKIEKGEEGELSIFATEVVLLTPCLHALPDDHYGFKDLEQRFRKRYLDLICNEKSRNVFVTRSKMITWIRRYFDERDFVEVETPMMNQIAGGATAKPFTTHHNEYDMQMYMRVAPELYLKMLVVGGLNRVYEIGRQFRNEGADLTHNPEFTTIEFYQAYADVNDLMDITEDMVSGLVKYLTGGYVTTFHTQSGEKYEVNWEKPWPRYEMIPELEKATGEKFPPGDQLHTQETNDFLRGILKKMKLDCTPPLTNARMIDKLVGEYIEEKCVNPSFITGHPQVMSPLAKYHREIPGLCERFEAFVCKKEIANAYTELNDPFDQRLRFEEQARQKDQGDDEAQLIDENFCTSLEYGLPPTGGWGMGIDRMVMFLTDNYTIREVLAFPFMKDDKADAKKLAAEVVGIEPIPEEGIGHK